In Pedobacter sp. SL55, the following proteins share a genomic window:
- a CDS encoding DUF4407 domain-containing protein — protein MNRISRFLWFCSGAHLATLEKHPTDHNKYFGIGATIFFTGLFAALSGGYAMYFVFKGGDFAWLFSIFFGLIWGLAIFNMDRYIVGSLDKNASSRKQLLQATPRILLAIMIGIVISRPLELRIFDKEIKEKLKVSYLNGQRSKIDTLNKAFDKKYTIELGKLKDLKAQRDSLAAAIKSDRQKLNYEIFGNKTTETSGVMGYGPYAKRKEAELKQREQNLDTLTTDIRQMEKFVDGRKAFDGLMTEKLYTSKQLDSLSNVAGFADRNWALGQLSFNADGSKDINTAMAVTFIGLLFIFFECLPVFVKLMSARGSYDHAVENEEAVQKHLSDKDRDMEIAVADQIQDTRVEIRAKQRIDELRNL, from the coding sequence ATGAACCGCATTTCTCGCTTCCTCTGGTTTTGTTCTGGTGCCCACCTAGCTACACTAGAAAAACACCCTACAGACCACAACAAATACTTTGGTATTGGTGCTACCATATTTTTTACAGGACTTTTTGCCGCCCTTTCTGGTGGCTATGCCATGTATTTTGTTTTTAAAGGTGGAGATTTTGCTTGGCTGTTCTCTATCTTTTTCGGACTGATTTGGGGCTTGGCCATCTTTAACATGGACCGCTACATTGTGGGCAGCTTAGATAAAAATGCGAGCTCGCGGAAGCAACTGCTCCAGGCAACGCCTCGTATTTTACTTGCCATCATGATTGGCATCGTCATTTCTCGCCCGCTAGAGCTAAGGATTTTTGACAAGGAAATTAAGGAGAAATTAAAAGTAAGCTACCTCAATGGCCAGCGTTCAAAAATTGATACTTTAAATAAAGCATTCGATAAAAAATACACTATTGAACTGGGGAAACTGAAAGATTTAAAAGCCCAAAGAGATTCTTTAGCCGCTGCAATTAAAAGTGATAGACAAAAACTGAACTACGAGATTTTTGGAAATAAAACTACTGAAACATCTGGCGTAATGGGATATGGGCCTTATGCCAAACGGAAAGAAGCAGAGCTGAAACAACGAGAGCAGAACCTGGATACACTTACTACGGATATTAGGCAAATGGAAAAATTTGTAGACGGCCGTAAAGCTTTTGATGGCTTAATGACCGAAAAACTTTACACCTCCAAACAGCTAGATAGTTTAAGCAATGTGGCTGGTTTTGCAGATAGAAATTGGGCTTTAGGGCAGCTAAGTTTTAATGCCGATGGTTCTAAAGATATCAATACTGCCATGGCGGTAACTTTTATTGGCTTGCTGTTTATCTTCTTTGAATGTTTGCCGGTTTTTGTGAAGCTGATGAGCGCCAGGGGATCTTACGATCATGCGGTAGAAAATGAAGAAGCGGTACAAAAACACTTATCAGACAAAGACCGCGATATGGAAATTGCTGTAGCAGACCAAATTCAAGACACTAGGGTTGAGATTAGGGCTAAACAAAGGATTGATGAGTTGAGGAACTTATAA
- a CDS encoding rhodanese-like domain-containing protein, producing MKEVTVQDLKQKIDNNEPFQLIDVRETFEYETSNLDGLNIPLGGILIEADQIDRDKPVIVQCRSGKRSAAAIMQLEQVHGFDNLYNLKGGILAWQEAFDPNMPVY from the coding sequence ATGAAAGAAGTTACTGTACAAGACTTAAAACAGAAAATAGATAACAACGAGCCTTTTCAACTGATTGATGTTAGGGAGACTTTTGAATATGAAACCTCTAACCTAGATGGTTTAAATATCCCTTTGGGTGGTATTTTAATTGAGGCTGATCAAATTGATAGAGATAAGCCCGTAATTGTACAGTGCCGTAGCGGTAAACGTAGTGCTGCTGCCATTATGCAATTAGAGCAAGTGCACGGTTTTGATAACTTATATAACTTAAAGGGGGGCATATTGGCTTGGCAAGAAGCTTTTGACCCAAACATGCCAGTTTATTAA
- a CDS encoding M61 family metallopeptidase gives MKNYLLIVFLFGATTIAKSQQEISYTVSFPNAVHHEAEVSMTIPNVPANAPLKVRFARSSPGRYATHEFGKNIYNLKAFDTNGKPLKLKQPAGDVYEITKANGKIKVTYTVFGNWIDGTYAGFDETHAHMNIPAVFAFPIGMDKKPRTVKFNFTGKADWKVATQLKALGNGVYYAKDFQYFMDSPIEISNYKKASFEVKNTNGKTQTIHLIAHSEDDEMTVFNYANMLKKVVDEQKAIFGELPTFDDGNYYFLHCVHPSYAGDGMEHRNSTVIVQRTPKIGGYENNLLGTFSHEFFHAWNVERLRPRTLEPFNFTQANISDELWLAEGFTQYYGNLALKRAGFRNLEDISRVFGGLVNSVINSPGAKNFTPVQASRYAVFADAGVAVDQTNQRNIFTSYYTYGAAVGLALDLRLRTDFKLILDDYMKALWKAYGKTEIAYTIPDLEKTLASLTKKPVFAKQFFNSYVYATKKEDYASLLLKAGLVLQKSSAGKAYTGIGRLEVNQGKVTMPATLVGSPAYIAGLDIEDVILKADGSDIKTAKDFEAVTEKHQPGETIEVVYSRKGVEKTTKLTFIENPSLEVLPIENTGGTLTAEMKVFREKWLESAVK, from the coding sequence ATGAAGAATTATCTATTAATCGTGTTCCTTTTTGGCGCTACTACCATTGCAAAATCTCAGCAGGAAATCAGCTACACGGTAAGTTTCCCCAATGCGGTACACCACGAGGCCGAAGTAAGCATGACCATTCCTAACGTACCTGCAAATGCGCCACTAAAAGTAAGATTTGCTCGTTCTTCGCCGGGCAGATACGCCACACACGAGTTTGGCAAGAACATTTATAACCTAAAGGCTTTTGATACCAACGGCAAACCTTTGAAACTAAAACAGCCCGCCGGCGATGTCTATGAAATCACTAAAGCCAATGGCAAAATAAAAGTTACCTACACCGTTTTTGGTAATTGGATTGATGGCACTTATGCTGGTTTTGATGAGACCCATGCACACATGAACATACCTGCGGTTTTTGCTTTTCCCATAGGTATGGATAAAAAGCCCAGAACAGTAAAATTCAACTTTACAGGCAAAGCAGATTGGAAAGTTGCTACCCAGTTAAAGGCACTGGGCAATGGCGTTTATTACGCAAAAGATTTCCAGTATTTTATGGATAGCCCGATAGAAATATCAAACTACAAGAAGGCAAGTTTTGAGGTTAAAAACACCAATGGAAAAACCCAAACTATTCATTTAATAGCACATTCTGAAGATGATGAAATGACTGTTTTTAATTACGCCAATATGCTTAAAAAAGTAGTTGATGAACAGAAAGCCATTTTCGGAGAGCTGCCAACTTTCGATGATGGTAATTACTACTTCTTACATTGCGTACATCCAAGTTATGCTGGCGATGGTATGGAGCATAGAAATTCTACCGTAATTGTACAGCGAACACCAAAAATTGGGGGTTACGAAAACAATTTATTGGGCACTTTCTCCCACGAGTTTTTCCATGCCTGGAATGTAGAACGTTTACGCCCTAGAACCTTAGAGCCTTTTAACTTTACACAAGCTAACATTAGCGACGAGCTATGGTTGGCAGAGGGCTTTACACAATATTATGGAAACCTAGCGCTAAAAAGAGCAGGATTTAGGAATTTGGAAGACATTTCGAGGGTTTTCGGCGGCTTGGTAAATTCGGTAATTAATTCGCCAGGAGCCAAGAACTTTACACCCGTACAAGCGAGCAGATATGCCGTATTTGCCGATGCTGGTGTAGCCGTAGACCAAACCAACCAAAGAAATATCTTTACCTCATATTACACTTATGGTGCAGCAGTAGGCTTAGCGCTAGATTTACGCTTAAGAACAGATTTTAAGCTTATTTTAGACGATTACATGAAAGCCCTTTGGAAAGCCTATGGCAAAACTGAAATTGCTTACACCATTCCAGATTTAGAAAAAACCTTAGCATCCTTAACTAAAAAACCAGTTTTTGCTAAACAATTTTTTAACAGTTATGTGTATGCAACTAAAAAGGAAGATTATGCATCTTTGTTATTGAAAGCCGGATTGGTTTTACAGAAGAGTAGTGCTGGCAAAGCCTATACGGGCATTGGTCGTTTAGAGGTTAACCAGGGCAAAGTAACGATGCCTGCCACCTTAGTTGGGTCGCCGGCTTACATTGCTGGTTTAGACATTGAAGATGTAATTTTAAAAGCTGATGGTAGTGATATTAAAACCGCTAAAGATTTCGAAGCCGTTACAGAAAAACACCAACCAGGGGAAACAATTGAAGTGGTTTATAGTAGAAAAGGGGTAGAAAAAACAACGAAACTAACCTTCATAGAAAATCCGTCTCTAGAAGTATTGCCAATTGAAAATACTGGCGGAACTTTAACAGCAGAAATGAAAGTTTTTAGAGAAAAATGGTTAGAAAGTGCGGTGAAATAA
- a CDS encoding carboxypeptidase-like regulatory domain-containing protein: MRFTCLVIALLLIYANAALAQQTLVKGNVLDSKNNSKLSGVTVKVGEQATRTDRNGYFEMAVPLKTATERGISFSHVGYLNLNLIYQPNHIYQVTLTEKSTELREVLIAPDDDIIKKAIKKIPENYPDKPTVIKGIQRIQKWRNNSQYFKSDAIVKAYIPPYTSQEKTTVTVLSNQLDTVYDKTLKYIRSVGNYNLIEFADIAHNKDVLKKLLKKRKLDYRLVGKQMYNNHKVFVINSMLKDTTQKYKRLEVTLYIDTASYAFVAANLAYYDIPRIGPFIARKEINQRVAYEKIGNKWYLAEVHSKNIAAYKNEEPHSVTDFIRTDLDTNTAERIAYKDRVQKMDDVLLIEKGNMKECAKYSDIFDGAELAGKLQRVPAEKLDTIKKNNLAASVNYKKSFGRKVYDYIRGDNNRFSYGLNKLPINVSSSSIQVPTSVGYGLGMSSYYRVYGNWFLGYEITSSVLRRNEIGTGSFALNLSREVTLNENGRPIVLTPQFGYQAIFVSYKKLEKSYHSINLGMRASYELSRTKAFFLTYSRIPKLKTTDLSVLTLNPRVSAFGLGIVFKK, encoded by the coding sequence ATGAGATTTACCTGCCTAGTTATTGCCCTCTTGCTCATTTACGCAAACGCAGCCTTGGCACAGCAAACTTTAGTGAAAGGCAACGTGTTAGACAGTAAAAATAATAGCAAACTATCTGGAGTAACTGTAAAAGTGGGCGAGCAAGCTACACGTACCGATAGAAATGGCTATTTTGAGATGGCAGTGCCCTTAAAAACTGCCACCGAAAGAGGAATAAGTTTTAGTCATGTTGGATATTTGAACCTCAATTTGATCTATCAACCCAACCATATTTACCAAGTAACACTCACAGAAAAAAGCACTGAGTTAAGAGAAGTGCTCATTGCACCCGACGATGATATCATTAAAAAGGCAATCAAAAAAATCCCCGAAAATTATCCTGATAAGCCCACCGTAATTAAAGGTATTCAGAGAATACAAAAGTGGAGAAACAACTCCCAATACTTTAAATCAGACGCCATTGTGAAAGCCTACATTCCGCCCTATACTAGCCAAGAAAAAACTACGGTAACGGTTTTGTCTAATCAGTTAGATACGGTGTACGATAAAACGCTAAAATATATAAGAAGCGTAGGAAATTATAATTTAATTGAATTTGCAGATATTGCTCATAATAAAGATGTGCTTAAAAAACTGTTGAAAAAACGTAAGCTTGATTATCGTTTGGTGGGCAAGCAAATGTATAATAACCATAAGGTTTTTGTAATTAATAGCATGTTGAAAGACACCACACAAAAGTACAAGAGGTTAGAAGTAACTTTGTACATAGACACCGCATCTTATGCTTTTGTAGCGGCTAATTTAGCTTATTACGATATTCCCCGCATTGGCCCTTTTATAGCTCGTAAAGAGATAAATCAACGGGTGGCATACGAAAAAATTGGGAATAAATGGTATCTAGCCGAAGTGCATTCTAAAAATATAGCAGCCTATAAAAATGAAGAGCCACACTCGGTTACTGACTTTATAAGAACCGACCTTGATACCAATACCGCAGAGAGAATTGCCTATAAAGATAGAGTTCAAAAAATGGATGATGTTTTGTTGATAGAGAAGGGCAATATGAAAGAATGTGCAAAATACAGTGATATATTTGATGGGGCTGAGTTAGCGGGTAAGTTGCAGCGAGTTCCTGCTGAAAAGTTAGACACCATAAAGAAAAACAATCTTGCTGCTAGTGTTAACTACAAAAAATCGTTCGGTAGAAAAGTGTATGATTACATCAGAGGCGACAACAATAGGTTTTCTTATGGGTTGAATAAGCTGCCTATAAATGTCAGTAGTTCATCAATTCAAGTTCCTACATCAGTTGGATATGGCCTAGGAATGAGTTCATATTATAGAGTTTATGGAAATTGGTTTTTAGGGTACGAGATTACTTCGAGTGTATTGCGTAGAAATGAAATTGGAACAGGAAGTTTTGCCCTTAACTTATCTCGCGAAGTAACGTTAAACGAGAACGGAAGACCAATTGTACTTACACCTCAGTTTGGCTATCAAGCCATTTTTGTGAGTTATAAGAAATTGGAGAAGAGCTATCATTCTATTAATTTAGGCATGCGTGCCTCTTATGAACTTTCGCGTACTAAAGCTTTTTTCTTGACGTATAGTCGCATTCCAAAGCTAAAAACTACAGATTTAAGTGTTTTAACGCTAAACCCAAGAGTTAGCGCATTTGGTTTGGGTATTGTTTTTAAAAAATAA
- a CDS encoding DUF6358 family protein has protein sequence MKKKIFLNAFYNLAMILCIIGAFWAYENKSPLISVFLVAVLGAFLFFKIKLIKELKNDFKQGPQKK, from the coding sequence ATGAAGAAAAAGATATTCTTAAATGCCTTTTATAATTTGGCAATGATTCTTTGTATCATCGGCGCATTTTGGGCTTATGAAAATAAAAGTCCGCTGATTTCCGTTTTTTTGGTAGCCGTTTTGGGTGCTTTTTTGTTCTTTAAGATAAAATTGATAAAAGAACTGAAAAACGATTTTAAGCAAGGGCCACAGAAGAAATAA
- a CDS encoding M28 family peptidase, with protein sequence MKKTIFAMGLAVASLTASAQNIDKIITKDYVDHLIKTLASDDMQGRRTFTPGIDKAATFIEKEFAAIGLKPLDGQTGFRQTFHKYLLKPSSAKVTIDGQEVAAENILVYGNKVENLSFDQTNSDGWIKLDPEKDFMSQFRTVARSGKKQLILVDVKFVDAFNRLKGMLGRETTVDETDLKSDKAAAAVFVLDKENVANGFKVELKNSITKMPLFNVAGVIPGKSKAKELVVFSGHYDHMGIVKPVEGDSIMNGADDDASGTSAVIALAKILQKIEQK encoded by the coding sequence ATGAAAAAAACCATATTCGCGATGGGATTAGCGGTTGCCTCGCTAACGGCAAGTGCACAAAACATTGACAAGATCATTACCAAAGATTACGTAGACCATTTAATTAAAACCTTGGCAAGTGACGACATGCAAGGTCGCCGTACATTTACACCAGGAATTGATAAAGCTGCAACCTTTATCGAAAAAGAATTTGCTGCCATTGGTTTAAAGCCTTTAGATGGGCAAACAGGCTTTCGCCAAACGTTTCATAAATATCTGCTAAAGCCATCATCTGCCAAAGTAACTATTGACGGGCAAGAAGTAGCCGCCGAAAACATCTTGGTGTATGGCAACAAAGTAGAAAATCTTTCGTTTGACCAAACCAATAGCGACGGTTGGATTAAACTTGACCCTGAAAAAGACTTTATGAGCCAGTTTAGAACGGTAGCTCGCAGTGGCAAAAAGCAATTAATTTTAGTTGATGTGAAATTTGTAGATGCTTTTAACCGCTTAAAGGGAATGTTGGGCAGAGAAACAACAGTAGACGAAACTGATTTAAAAAGTGACAAAGCAGCTGCAGCAGTTTTTGTTTTAGATAAAGAAAATGTAGCTAATGGCTTTAAAGTAGAGCTCAAAAACAGCATCACTAAAATGCCTTTATTTAATGTGGCTGGTGTAATTCCGGGTAAATCTAAAGCAAAAGAACTGGTAGTTTTTTCTGGACATTATGATCACATGGGCATTGTAAAACCTGTTGAAGGCGACAGTATTATGAATGGTGCCGATGATGATGCTTCGGGAACATCGGCAGTTATTGCCCTAGCCAAAATACTACAAAAAATTGAACAAAAATGA
- a CDS encoding GNAT family N-acetyltransferase: MIYLRKAKEEDLPIIRSLAEQTWPTAYSDIISAAQISFMLEKMYNRGELLSQLQQGHTFLMASELKEDVGFAGFSLIDTENKIFKLHKLYVLPKMHGKGVGKLLMNEVVNSVKAQGGKFLQLNVNRANKALDFYQKASFKIKETVDLDIGNGFFMNDYVMEKEL, from the coding sequence ATGATTTACTTAAGAAAGGCCAAAGAAGAAGATTTACCTATAATTAGAAGTTTGGCCGAACAAACTTGGCCAACGGCATATAGCGATATCATTTCGGCAGCGCAGATTAGTTTTATGTTGGAAAAAATGTACAACCGAGGAGAGCTATTGAGCCAACTACAGCAGGGGCACACTTTTTTAATGGCTTCGGAACTAAAGGAGGATGTTGGCTTCGCTGGCTTTTCGCTAATAGATACTGAAAACAAGATTTTTAAACTGCACAAGCTTTATGTACTGCCTAAAATGCATGGCAAAGGCGTAGGCAAATTATTGATGAATGAGGTGGTAAATAGCGTTAAAGCGCAGGGCGGAAAGTTCTTGCAATTAAACGTTAACCGAGCTAACAAAGCGTTAGATTTTTATCAAAAAGCCAGCTTTAAAATAAAAGAAACCGTTGACCTTGATATTGGCAACGGTTTCTTTATGAATGATTATGTAATGGAGAAGGAACTATAG
- a CDS encoding CPBP family intramembrane glutamic endopeptidase produces the protein MKEVLLGLCMPLVVFLFGFSSLSASQQINWQINKEIEIGDLLLSAATFILVSLTEELFTRGYLLGNLLTSLNKWLALTVSSIVFAAFHLANSNMNWLSFVNLFLAGVLLGLPYLLTRSLWFSIAFHFGWNFFQGTVFGFNVSGREVFSLILQSRKQNDVFNGGDFGFEGSVWCVLAQIICIFSSM, from the coding sequence TTGAAAGAAGTATTATTGGGGCTTTGCATGCCTTTAGTAGTGTTTCTGTTTGGTTTTTCATCTTTATCTGCTTCTCAACAAATTAATTGGCAAATAAACAAAGAAATCGAAATTGGAGATTTATTGTTAAGTGCTGCTACATTCATACTAGTGTCGCTTACCGAAGAACTTTTTACAAGAGGTTACTTGCTAGGAAACCTATTAACTTCTTTAAACAAATGGCTGGCATTGACAGTATCCTCAATTGTTTTTGCGGCATTTCACCTAGCTAATTCGAATATGAATTGGTTGTCTTTCGTTAACTTATTTCTAGCGGGCGTATTGCTTGGATTGCCTTACCTTCTTACTCGAAGTTTATGGTTTTCCATTGCCTTTCATTTTGGTTGGAATTTTTTTCAAGGCACTGTTTTTGGTTTCAACGTGAGCGGAAGAGAGGTGTTTAGTTTAATTTTGCAAAGTCGTAAGCAAAATGATGTATTTAATGGCGGCGATTTCGGATTTGAAGGCTCTGTCTGGTGCGTGCTGGCACAAATAATTTGCATTTTTTCATCTATGTAA
- a CDS encoding dipeptide epimerase has protein sequence MKISCKQFDLELKHAFSIAKFTRTSTPLLLLKIDYEGKTGYGEASMVPYMGESYETAHAFLKKVDWSRFQFPFDFSSIMAYLDSLAAGNPAIKAAIDIALNDLNGQLQNKPCYEIFCADPAKMPVTSFTVGIDTPAVLREKLEDAKDFKVVKVKLGRDNDQEIIETIRSITNVPLYVDANQGWNDRIKAIDLIYWLHEQGVVLIEQPMDKNDLDGNAWLTERSPIPLLADEAMQRLKDLDGLKGAYHGINIKLMKSTGMYEGHQTILKARELGMKVLIGCMSETSIATLAGAHLAPLCDWADLDGPFLTINNPFEQPTFVNGKYVLNNLPGLGLKGVNEGLFG, from the coding sequence ATGAAAATTAGTTGCAAGCAATTTGATTTAGAATTAAAACATGCCTTTTCGATTGCCAAATTTACCCGTACCAGCACGCCATTATTGCTTTTAAAAATAGATTATGAAGGCAAAACCGGCTACGGCGAAGCCAGCATGGTGCCTTACATGGGCGAAAGTTACGAGACTGCCCATGCTTTTTTGAAGAAAGTAGATTGGAGCCGTTTTCAATTCCCCTTTGATTTTAGTTCGATTATGGCATATCTGGATAGCTTAGCTGCTGGCAACCCCGCCATTAAAGCTGCTATTGATATTGCCCTGAACGACTTAAACGGACAACTGCAAAACAAACCTTGCTACGAAATTTTTTGCGCCGACCCAGCTAAAATGCCCGTAACCTCTTTTACCGTTGGCATTGATACACCAGCAGTTTTGCGTGAAAAACTAGAAGACGCCAAAGATTTTAAAGTAGTAAAGGTAAAACTGGGGAGAGATAATGATCAAGAGATTATCGAAACCATTCGTAGCATTACCAATGTGCCTTTATACGTAGATGCCAACCAGGGCTGGAACGATAGAATTAAAGCCATTGATTTAATTTATTGGCTACATGAGCAAGGTGTGGTTTTAATTGAGCAACCTATGGATAAAAACGATTTGGATGGCAATGCTTGGTTAACCGAACGCAGTCCTATACCCCTATTGGCAGATGAAGCGATGCAGCGTTTAAAAGATTTAGATGGCTTGAAAGGTGCTTACCACGGCATTAACATTAAATTGATGAAAAGCACAGGCATGTACGAAGGCCACCAAACCATTTTAAAAGCTCGTGAGTTGGGCATGAAAGTTTTAATTGGTTGTATGAGCGAAACTTCTATTGCTACCTTAGCGGGTGCACATTTAGCTCCGCTTTGCGATTGGGCCGATTTAGATGGGCCATTTTTAACCATTAACAATCCTTTTGAGCAACCAACCTTTGTAAACGGCAAATATGTGTTAAATAATTTGCCGGGCTTGGGGCTGAAGGGTGTTAACGAAGGTTTGTTCGGGTAG
- a CDS encoding helix-turn-helix transcriptional regulator has protein sequence MKIASGKVIKAIRLHLSYTQKFVANHLNITITTLANIENGRVSLDIEKLYHLSLLYRMPARDILELIIEIHEKGNEEGLVSAIRQLRYITEYDLKFVEELHTTL, from the coding sequence ATGAAAATAGCTTCAGGAAAAGTAATTAAGGCCATAAGGCTACATTTAAGCTACACGCAGAAATTTGTGGCTAACCATCTTAACATTACCATAACCACACTGGCAAACATCGAAAACGGGCGGGTTAGCTTAGATATTGAGAAGCTTTACCATTTAAGTTTGCTTTACAGAATGCCAGCAAGAGACATCTTAGAATTGATCATTGAAATTCATGAGAAAGGAAATGAAGAGGGTTTAGTCAGCGCCATTAGGCAACTGAGATACATCACAGAATATGATCTCAAATTTGTTGAAGAGCTACACACTACGCTTTAA
- a CDS encoding M28 family metallopeptidase produces the protein MNKNERTLIFVAFTAEEIGGFGSQYFSKQLNPDDVVAMFNIEMIGKDSKFGKNTAFITGYDKSDFGSILQKNLAGTEFTFHPDPYIKENLFYRSDNATLAALGVPAHTISTDQIDIDKLYHTVKDEYSSLDVENILSTIKAIAKSAVSIISGADTPSRIPKLK, from the coding sequence TTGAACAAAAATGAGCGTACATTAATTTTCGTTGCGTTTACCGCAGAAGAAATAGGAGGCTTTGGCTCGCAGTATTTTTCGAAACAGCTAAACCCAGATGATGTAGTTGCCATGTTTAATATCGAAATGATTGGCAAAGACAGTAAGTTTGGTAAAAACACCGCCTTTATTACTGGTTATGATAAATCTGATTTCGGAAGCATTTTACAGAAAAATTTAGCGGGTACTGAATTTACTTTCCACCCAGATCCGTATATAAAAGAAAACCTTTTCTACAGAAGTGACAATGCAACTTTAGCAGCTTTAGGTGTACCGGCGCACACCATTAGTACCGATCAAATTGATATCGATAAACTATACCACACCGTGAAAGATGAATATAGTTCATTGGATGTCGAAAATATTTTATCAACCATTAAAGCTATTGCTAAAAGTGCGGTAAGTATCATTAGCGGTGCTGATACCCCCAGCAGAATACCGAAGTTGAAATAA
- a CDS encoding DUF1579 domain-containing protein: MKNLLLATGVTLLFATACQSEKKGSSTTDSLSVDTNTIVKDTTKAPVDSAAMMKAWETYMTPGNEHQMLSKSAGNWDVDITFYNADGSIMSSSPGIKAETKMILGGRYQHSTYKGNMDGMPFEGMNTLAYDNARKVYISTWIDNMGTGLMYAEGNFVESKKQMTFKGTSTEPTSGKQIPFREVFTMIDDNNQLMEMYDTKEGKETKTMSIKLTRK; this comes from the coding sequence ATGAAAAATTTACTTTTAGCCACAGGTGTAACACTCTTATTTGCAACAGCTTGTCAAAGCGAAAAAAAAGGCAGCAGCACAACAGACAGCCTATCGGTAGATACCAATACCATAGTTAAAGATACCACCAAGGCACCTGTAGACTCGGCCGCAATGATGAAAGCTTGGGAAACCTACATGACCCCAGGCAACGAACACCAAATGCTAAGTAAATCGGCAGGTAACTGGGACGTAGACATTACCTTTTATAATGCAGACGGTTCTATCATGTCTAGCAGCCCGGGCATTAAAGCCGAAACCAAAATGATACTTGGCGGGCGCTACCAGCACTCTACTTACAAGGGCAATATGGATGGAATGCCTTTTGAAGGAATGAACACCCTAGCTTATGATAATGCTAGAAAAGTTTATATCAGTACATGGATTGATAACATGGGAACCGGACTAATGTATGCAGAAGGCAACTTTGTAGAAAGCAAAAAACAAATGACCTTTAAAGGTACCTCTACCGAACCTACCTCTGGAAAACAAATTCCATTTAGAGAGGTTTTTACCATGATTGACGATAACAACCAATTAATGGAAATGTATGATACAAAAGAAGGTAAGGAAACAAAAACAATGTCCATTAAATTGACAAGAAAATAA
- a CDS encoding rhomboid family intramembrane serine protease — MLLEYWNAAPVASIIFIFTLITSIYAFNHTDLFGKFMLHPYSVAKGNKLYTFITSGLIHADWMHLFFNMFTFFFFAFKLETMIGHWQFGLLYIVSLILSDIPTAIRHKDDYRYSSLGASGAISAVLFSYILFQPLSMIGVMFIPMPAIVFGVLYLVYCVYMSRNSRDSINHDAHFFGAITGLILTVILVKGIVPHFIGQLSSIWQ, encoded by the coding sequence ATGTTACTAGAATACTGGAATGCTGCCCCGGTAGCCTCAATTATTTTCATTTTTACGTTAATTACCAGCATTTATGCCTTTAACCATACAGATTTGTTCGGCAAGTTTATGCTGCATCCTTACAGTGTAGCAAAAGGTAATAAACTCTACACATTTATTACAAGTGGGCTAATACATGCCGATTGGATGCACTTATTTTTTAACATGTTTACCTTTTTCTTTTTTGCCTTTAAGTTAGAAACCATGATTGGCCATTGGCAATTTGGACTGCTTTATATTGTATCTCTGATATTGAGCGATATTCCAACCGCAATTAGGCATAAAGACGACTATAGATATAGCAGTTTAGGTGCCTCTGGGGCAATAAGCGCAGTTTTGTTTAGCTACATTTTATTCCAACCATTAAGCATGATTGGCGTGATGTTTATACCAATGCCCGCTATCGTTTTTGGCGTACTTTATCTAGTTTATTGCGTATACATGTCAAGAAACTCTAGAGATAGCATTAACCACGATGCTCATTTTTTCGGCGCAATAACAGGACTGATATTGACCGTGATATTGGTTAAAGGTATTGTACCTCATTTTATCGGCCAACTATCCAGCATCTGGCAATAG